A window of Blautia argi genomic DNA:
TACTAAAAGAAATTCTTCAAAGAAAGGACGGATTTTCATGGATATAAATACATCTGAGTTGGATTGTCTGGTGCAGAAATATGAGGAACTTCTGACTTCCACAGCAGACACTCTCTGGGATTATGCAGAAACTGCCTATCAGGAAATTAAATCCTGCACCCTTTTAAAAAAACACCTCTGTTCTCATGGTTTCACCCTTCTTCCCACTTCCCCGCAGCTCCCCACAGCTTTCGCGGCAAAGTATGGAAGCGGCAGACCGGTTATCGGACTGTTGGGAGAATACGATGCCCTGCCTGATATGGCACACCCGGCGGACTGCTTTTTACCCACAGAACCAACTTCCTGCCTGACTTCTGCTGGTCACGGCTGCGGACATCATCTTCTTGGAACCGGGCTTCTGGCCGCTGCCCTGTTCTTAAAAGATCTTATGGACAAATACCAACTTCCCGGCACCATTATCTACTTCGGTTGTCCGGCAGAAGAAAACGAAGCCGGAAAAAGCCAGATGCTCGCACAGGGCTTTTTCCGTGATGTCGATGCCGCTTTTTCCTGGCACCCTCATGCACAGTCCGGTATTTTCAACCAATCTTTGGCAAATCAGCGGGTATCCTACACCTTTACCGGCACCAGCGCCCATGCTTCCCTGGCGCCTCATCTGGGCAGAAGCGCCCTGGACGCCTGCGAATTAATGAATATCGGGGTCAATTATTTAAGAGAACACATGCCTGATAATGCCAGGATTCACTATGCCTACTTAAATGCCGGAGGCAAACTTCCCAATATTGTTCCTGCCAAAGCCCAGCTTTTGTACGCCATACGTTCTCCCCAAAGCCGGGAAGCCGCAGAGCTTAGAAAGCGTGTAGACCGCATTGCTGCAGGCGCTGCTCTGATGACGGATACAAAAGTGGACATTCAGACACGTTGTATTTATGACAGCCTTCTGCCCAATCCTTCTCTGGACAGACTGCTGTTAAAATATATGAAAACCTTCTCTCCTGCTATATACACACCCGAAGAGGTTTCTTATGCTGCACAGGCAGAAAAAGTTCTTGGAAACCCCGCCTGCGACATGCCCTTATGCACACTTCCAGACCTTTCTCTTACACGGAAAACCGGGATTTCCACTGATGTGGGAAATATAAGCCAAAAGCTGCCCTGCACAGCCTTTATGACCGCCTGTTATGCAAAGGATACTCCGCTGCACCATTGGACAGCTGTTGCTCAGGGAAAATCTTCCATTGCACACAAAGGCATGCTGACAGCCGGAAAAATCCTCGCAGCCAGTATCTGGGAACTACTGCTTTCCCCTGAAATCATGGAACATGCTCAGAAAGACTTTTTAACAGAAAAAGTGAAACGGGATATTGCTTAACCGCAACACCCCGTTTCAGGTACGCAAAATCGCACTGAGTACATATTGATTATTTGGAAAATTCTTATGGGTAATATCCTCCAGGCGGATTAAATCCACGTCCAGCCACAACTCCTCTGCCACTACCATAAGATGTGAAAACATAATACCAAAATTCATCTCCTCATATTTGCCCATATGCCCTACGGTATGCTTTTTTGCAAATACATGAATCCGGTTGTCATAAACCACAAATCTCCATGGCTGACTGTTCATACTGGACGGGGACAGACGCGCTGCCTCTAAAAGCTGTTTCATCCACTGACGGGGAACTTCCTTATAGACACACAGTTCTTTCAAATCCATGCGCTTTGCATCGACCGCCTTTCTGGTATAGCTTCCCTTGCTTTTTCCAAAAGCCATGGTAATCATAAATTTCAGGTTGCCCTTATGCGGATTTCCCAGCTTTGGTTTTATGCCGCCCAAAAAGCAGGTTCCCAGACCTCTGGTACACAAAAACAGCGCAATCTGTTCCATAATATACCCTGCATTCATTTGTGCCAAATCCTTTTCTTCAGAATAAAAGGAAATGTAATAAGGCGCTTTTACTCCCAGAAAATGGATTCTCTTATTCTGTCCCTTTGTATTGTCAAGAATGGAAATTTCAGTACGAATCCCCGGATTCAGACCTTCAATCTGTTCATAAAAATCCCTTAATTCCTGCAAAAGCTCACTACTCACAGGCTCCATCTCGTAGCTGCGTACAGATTTTCTTAAAAAAATTGCTTCATATAAATTCATACTCTCACCTTCAGCTTATTCGTAACAATATTTTAACATACAAAATTTGAATTGCAATGATTATTTTCTAAAATTTCTATTGACATTTTCTATTTTCGCATGTACTATTGTATTAGTCAATTAGTACAATAGTACAAATAAAAGGAGGTGCTGTTATGTCATGGAACCTGGACTCCGAACGTCCTATTTATACGCAGATTATAGAACGTATCACTCTGGATATTATTTCCGGAATTTACGCTCCGGGTGCAAGGCTCCCGTCAGTAAGGGATTTGGCACAGAACGCCGGAGTAAATCCCAACACCATGCAAAAAGCTCTTTCCGAGCTTGAACGAACCGGACTACTTTTCAGTCAGCGAACCAGCGGACGTTTTGTCACGGAGGAATTAGCTATGATAGAAAAAACAAAAACACAGCTTGCAGCCCAGCAGATCAGAGAATTTCTGGAAAAAATGCAGCGTATTGGATTTGACAGGGAAACCACCCTGAAACTTATCCAACAAACAGAGGAAAAGGAGGCGCAAGTATGAATCCAATTTTAGACTGTCAAAATCTGACGAAATACTATGGCAACAAGATTGCCCTTGATAACTTAAATCTGACTTTAGAACCGGGGAAAATCATCGGGCTTTTAGGTCCCAACGGCAGCGGAAAAACCACTTTTATCAAACTGCTCAACGGACTTCTGACCCCGGATAAAGGACAGGTTCTGATAAACGGTATGAAACCGGGAATTGACACAAAGAAAATCGTTTCCTATCTTCCTGAGCGTACCTATCTTGGCTCCTGGAGAAAAGTCTGCGATATCATTGATTTCTTCCATGATTTCTATGAGGACTTTGATAAAAGCCGGGCCTATGATATGTTGCAGAAGTTGAACATCAATCCCTCAGACCGCCTTCATTCCATGTCAAAAGGCACAAAAGAAAAAGTGCAGCTCATTCTCGTTATGAGCCGCCGGGCAAACCTTTACTGTCTGGACGAACCCATTGCAGGCGTAGACCCTGCTGCAAGAGATTACATTCTCTCCACCATTCTCAACAATTATGAGGAGAATGCTACGATTCTCCTCTCCACTCATCTGATTTCTGATGTGGAAAATATTCTGGACGATGTCATTTTCATTCAGAACGGACGGATTCGCCTGACAGACAGTGTAGAAAATATTCGCTTCCAGCAGGGCAAATCTGTAGATACGTTATTTAGGGAGGTGTTTAAATGTTAAGAAAATTGTTTAAATATGACTGGAAGTCTGTTTCCCCTCTTCTTTTTATACTTCATGGTATCCTTTTACTGTATACCATACTGGGACGGATTGCTATCTCTATTGGCTCTGCACAGAGCAATACACAGACTGCCTCTTCTGCCTCTGAATTTTCCGGCATTGCAGGCGCACTGTATGTACTTGGCTTTATATTCTTTATCATTGCCATTATAATTGCTACATACCTTTATTTAGCTGTACATATGCAGAAAAATCTTTTTTCAGATGAGGGCTATTTAACCCACACGCTTCCGGTATCTCCTGTAAAGCTTCTGTGGTCTAAAATTCTGGTTTTTAACGCCTGGATTTTACTGGATATACTGTGTGTTGTAATTTCTATTGCAATCCTGGTCATTTATCCGGATACCCTTACCTGGATTTTAGAGGATTTCCAATTTCTGCTTCATATTTTCTTAGGCAGTGCAGGCTTTCAAAACCAGCTTTCTATAATCCTGACTGTCCTGAATGTGATTGTGCTTTATTTGGGCTATTATACCATGCTGCTGTTTTTTGCCCTTTGTCTTGGCAATTTATTCAAGAACCACAAGGTTCTGGGAAGTGTTCTTTCCTTTTTTGGTGTAAATATTATACTTTCCATTATAAAAACCATTATTCTCTTTCTGGTTCCTGCCCTGAATCCCTTTACCATATCTTTCTCTTCAGATATGGCAACCCAGGAAATGGTAACCTCTTCAGACCTGAGTTTTTCCGGACTTCCTATAATTGGTTTTTCTCTTCTATGGGATTTGATTTTTGCTGTTCTCTTTTTCCTGGGAAGCAGGTATATTATTTCTAAAAGGCTGAACCTGCAATAAAAATTTTGTCATAACAAACAGGCTGTCGTATCAGATTGCTATGAGAAATATTCTCCATATACATCTGATGCGACAGCCTCTTCTCTTTCAGGGATTCTCTGCTTTTTCAGCCTCTTTTTCCACTTCCCGAATCTGTTTTTCCACATCTTTTTTAAATTTTTCCCATTTCCCGGGATTTTCTACATAATATTTGGGACAGTTTTTCCCCGTTACATCATAATGCCGGATTACGTCCTCTGAGGTCAGATTAAACCGATAGCAGAGCCAGCCCGTGAGCCGTACTAAAGAAATATAGGTAGCGTCTGTAAAAGCCCCCGTTTCGTCCAAATGGCAGCATTCAATGGACAAGGTGTCCTCATTTCTGGAATTTGACGCATAAGCAATTTCTGTGCTGGGAATACACTGTACGATTTCTCCCTCAATTCCTACAACAAAATGACTGCTGACTTTGGTTTCATGACTGTCCTTTAATCCCTGGAAATAATCCCGGTTATTCTTTGCCGTTGTTCCCGGATTGGCTGTATAATGCACTACGATTCCTTTTATCTTCTTTAAAGGCGTACCCGGTCTGGAATATTCATTTGGCTCCAGCAAATCCACTTCAAAGGGAGGCGCTCCTACAAAGGATTCATTTCTTGCCTTTAAAAGCCTTCTCTCCTGTATCTGTTCTCTGACTTTATTTCCCAGAAAAAATATCAGTATCACCGTAAAAACAGCTGCCAGAAACAACAGTATGTGGCGGCGTCTTTCCCGCTTTCTCTTCTGACGCCGCAGTTCTCTTCGACTCTCCAGGTCTGCGGACTCTCTGTGTCTTTTTCTGCCAAACATCATCTTCTGTTCTCTCCTGTATCCTTCGCTCTTCGTAGGATTTCCTGTTTCTATACTCCCTATGATACGCAAACATGAATACTCTGTCAACAGAACATGTGTCCTGTGAAAGAAAATTTCCTATAAAATTAAAAACACCGCATGAACCTGCCAAAAAGCAGTGTCCATGCGGTGTTCTTTTTATTCGTCTATACTATAATTAGGAGCTTCCTTTGTAATATGAATATCATGTGGGTGTGATTCTTTTAAGGAAGCAGCAGAAATCTTCACGAACTGTCCGCTTTCCTTCAAAGTTTCAATATCTTTTGCTCCACAATATCCCATACCGGAACGAAGTCCGCCGATAAGCTGGAATACTGTATCTTCTACATGGCCCTTGTAAGCGACACGGCCTTCCACGCCTTCCGGAACCAGCTTCTTTGCGTCCTGCTGGAAATAACGGTCTTTACTTCCGTTTTCCATAGCAGCAATGGAGCCCATACCTCTGTAAACCTTATATTTTCTTCCCTGATACAATTCAAAATCTCCAGGGCTTTCATCACAGCCTGCAAAGATACTTCCCATCATACATACGTTTGCACCTGCTGCAATGGCTTTTGTCATATCTCCGGAATACTTGATTCCACCGTCTGCGATAATCGGAATTCCATATTCTTTTGCAACTGCATAACAATCCATAACTGCTGTAATCTGCGGTACACCGATACCTGCAACCACACGGGTTGTACAGATAGAACCAGGTCCGATTCCTACCTTTACAGCGTCTACGCCAGCTTCAATTAAAGCTCTTGTAGCCTCTCCTGTTGCCACATTTCCGGCAATCAACTGTAAATCCGGGTATTTGGCTTTGATTTCTCTTACAGCTTTCAGAATATTCGCAGAATGTCCATGAGCAGAGTCCACAACAATCACATCTACTCTCGCATTTACCAGAGCGTCTACTCTTGCCATAACATTTGCAGTAATACCAACTGCTGCACCACATAAAAGTCGTCCCTGTTCATCTTTTGCTGACAGCGGGTATTTAATCTGTTTTTCAATGTCTTTGATTGTGATAAGACCCTTTAAGTTAAAGTCTTCATCTACAATTGGAAGCTTCTCTTTTCTGGATTTTGCCAGAATTTTCTTTGCTTCCTCTAAAGTCACGCCTTCTCTTGCTGTAACCAGTCCTTCTGAGGTCATGCACTCTTTAATTTTTCTGGAGAAATCTTCTTCGAATTTTAAATCGCGGTTTGTAATGATACCAACCAGTTTCTTTCCTTCTGTAATAGGAACACCTGAAATGCGAAATTTTGCCATAAGGTCATTGGCATCTGCCAGTGTATGTTCCGGTGATAAATAAAATGGGTCTGTAATAACACCGTTTTCAGAACGTTTTACCTTATCTACCTCTTCTGCCTGCTCCTCGATTGTCATATTCTTGTGGATAATACCAATACCGCCCTGTCTTGCCATAGCGATTGCCATTCTGTGTTCTGTAACAGTATCCATACCTGCACTCATCATCGGAATGTTCAATTTCACTTTTTTCGTCAGCCATGTTGACAATTCAACCTGATTCGGTATTACCTCTGAATATGCAGGAACTAACAGCACGTCGTCAAAAGTAATGCCTTCACCAATAATCTTACCCATTTCGGTTCTCCCTTCGTTTCATTTATAGTATAGTAATATAACAAATTACGACAAGCCTGTCAATCTAAAAAAACTTTGCGCGGACAGCTTTTCTGAATATTCTCAATCAGCTGTGCATCTGGCTCAATGAGGACTTTGTAAAGCTCTTTCTCGTCCGGAATAAACATTGCAAACACCTTGTGGCTGGCATTTCCTGAGGAAAAGTCCAGTGTTTTAGCTTTTGTATTATGGTTCTGGTATTCCAGTCTGTGAGAATTCACAGGCGCCATAATATCCATTTTAGCTAAATCAAAGCTTTTTACACGTTTTCTTTTTGCCTTGGACATAATCTTATCAATGTCCAGCTCTCCGTTTACAAACACATATTCAAACTCCAAATCCAGTTTTGGAAGAATGAAATATGCTGCAATTCCAAGTGCCAGTGTCAAAATCCATGCGAAGGGAATTATCAACCCTGCCACTGCTGTAAGGGCGATTCCTGCAATCATCAGAATTTTAATGGCCTTGTCCTTTACAGTCTGCTCTTTTTTCACAAGCAGTTCTGAATACAAGTCTGTCATCTCGCGTTCCTCCTATATTCCTATGTATTCTGATAAGTAGTGTAGCACAAATACCCCCTGGTTGCAAGAAAGGAAAAGCCGGTGTTCCTGCTTTTGAACACCGGCATATATTTCCGTTTTTCTTACATCATTCCCATTCCAGGAGCGCCTGCCGGCATAGCCGGAGTTTCTTCTTTAATGGTAGAAACAACAGATTCTGTTGTCAGTAATGTACCTGCTACGCTTGTTGCGTTCTGCAGTGCACTTCTTGTAACTTTTGCAGGATCCAGAATTCCTTTTTTCACCATATCTACATATTCTTCATGTAAAGCGTCAAATCCTGTTCCTACTTCAGATTCTCTTACTTTATTGATAATAACAGCGCCTTCCAGACCTGCATTGGCTGCAATGTGGAATAATGGAGCTTCCAAAGCTTTCAGAACAACCTTTGCACCTGTCTTTTCATCGCCTTCCAAAGTATCCACAACCTTAGCTACTTCTTTAGAAACATGGATATAAGCAGAACCGCCGCCTGCGATAATTCCTTCTTCTACTGCAGCTCTTGTAGCATTTAAAGCATCTTCCATACGAAGCTTTGCTTCCTTCATTTCTGTTTCTGTTGCAGCGCCTACACGGATAACAGCAACGCCGCCAGCCAGTTTTGCAAGTCTTTCCTGTAATTTTTCTTTGTCAAATTCAGAAGTTGTTTCTGCAATCTGATGTTTAATCTGAGCAACTCTTGCTTCGATTTCTTCTTTTTCACCAAGACCATCCACAATAACAGTGCTTTCTTTCTGTACTTTTACAGATTTTGCACGTCCTAACTGTTCCATGGTTACATCTTTTAATTCCAGACCGATTTCATCAGAGATAACAGTACCGTTTGTCAGAACTGCAATATCTTTCAGCATTTCTTTTCTTCTGTCACCGTAGCCAGGAGCTTTTACTGCACATACAGAGAAGGTTCCTCTTAATTTATTTACGATTAAGGTTGTAAGCGCTTCGCCTTCAATATCCTCTGCAATAATCAGAAGTTTTGCGCCTGTCTTTACAATCTGTTCCAGAACCGGAAGTAAATCCTGGATATTGGAGATTTTTTTATCTGTAATCAGAATATACGGATCGTCTAAAACAGTTTCCATTTTATCCATATCTGTTGCCATGTACGCAGAAATGTAACCGCGGTCAAACTGCATACCTTCTACTAAATCCAGCTCTGTTTTCATAGTTTTGGATTCTTCAATGGTGATAACGCCGTCCTTGCTGACTTTTTCCATAGCTTCTGCTACCATTTCGCCCACTTCATCATCACCTGCAGAGATTGCTGCAACTCTTGCAATCTGATCTCTGCCTTCAATATTTGCGCTCATTTTCTGGATTGCTTCTACAGCTGCTTCTGTTGCTTTTTTCATACCCTTTCTCAGGATAATCGGATTTGCGCCTGCTGCCAGGTTCTTCATTCCTTCGTGAACCATAGCCTGTGCCAGAACAGTTGCAGTTGTAGTACCATCACCTGCTACATCGTTTGTTTTTGCTGCAACTTCTTTGATGAGCTGTGCACCCATGTTTTCAAAGCCGTCTTCCAGTTCAATTTCTTTTGCAATGGTAACACCATCGTTTGTAATAAGCGGAGCACCGAAAGATTTATCCAGTACCACGTTTCTTCCTTTTGGTCCTAAAGTTACTCTTACTGTATCTGCTAATTTGTTTACGCCAGCTTCCAGGGCAGCTCTTGCTTCTGCTCCAAATTTAATTTCCTTTGCCATGATGACATTCCTCCTAAATCATTCTCTGAAATTTTTATTTTACTACAGCCAGAATATCGTTCTGTTTTACAATGATATATTCTTCTCCGTCCAGCTTTACTTCTGTTCCGGCATATTTGGAATAGATAACCTGGTCGCCTGCTGCAACTTCCATTTTTACTTCTTTTCCGTCTACAACTCCGCCAGGACCAACTGCAACAACTTCTGCCTGCTGTGGTTTCTCCTGAGCCTGACCCGGCAGTACAATACCTGATTTCGTTGTTTCTTCTGCAACTAACTGTTTTAATACAACTCTGTCTCCTAATGGTACTAACTTCATATCTATTTCCTCCTTAATCATTCCAGTCTTTGGTTATTAGCACTCATTTCTATCGAGTGCTAACCGATAGTCATATATTAGTTAATTTAAGATATTTTCGCAAGCGTATCCATGTGGCTGTTTTTTATCATTTACTCTTTATATCTCATTTTTACGCTGTTTTTCTCTTTATATTTTAACTTTTCTTTTTTGTGCAGATTTTATATTTATTTTATAAACAGGAAAAATAACGAAAACTGCCGCAAAAGCAACTTTGGAGCATGACTCTCTCCTGAGTAGTTCTCTTTTGATTAAGTACATGCTCTGCTCCTTTTGCGGCAGCTTCCCTTTCTTTATTCCTGTTCTTCTGTCCGGACTGTCTGTAACCTGCTAACTGTTATTTTTTCACCAGTTTCCTCTTTTTGATTTCTTCCAGTTCGTCAAAAATCACTTCATTTAAAACCTTAATATAAGTTCCCTTCATACCAGAGGAACGGGATTCAATCACACCGGCACTTTCAAATTTCCGAAGGGCATTGACAATGACGGAACGGGTAATTCCCACTCTGTCTGCAATTTTACTTGCTACCAGAATTCCCTCATCTCCATTCAGCTCATCAAAAATATGAATGATTGCCTCCAGTTCTGAGAAGGATAAGGTATTAAATGCTGATTTTACCACCTGAATCTTCCGGTTCTCCTCTGCATTTTCCTCATGGACGGAACGCATCATCTCCAATCCCACAACCGTTGTTCCATATTCGCTTACAATAATATCTTCAATATCATATGGTTTCTCGCTGCGGTACATGAATAAAGTTCCCAGACGTTCTCCTGCAATATCAATAGGGCTGATAATTGCTACATAACGGCCAATCTGCGGATCTTCAAACCCCAGTGTCTGAAGGTTTACATTTTCCTTTGTGGACAGAACACCCAAAAGTCTTTCATTCAACAGCTTATCAATGTGTCCTCCTACTTCGCTGTCAATTAATTCTGTGATACGGTCAACTCCCGGACAGGTTCCCACACCCAGCACTTTTCCTTTTCTGCTCATAACCAGGATATTGGAATCCAGGGTTTCTACCATCACCTCACAGATATCGTTAAAAAGTACCTTTGATGCGTGATTATTGTGAAGAAGTTTATTGATTTTTCTTGTCTTGTCTAATAATTGTACGCTCATAGCGAACCTCCTCTCCTTTTCTGTACTCATGTCCGTTCTTGTGGCAAAATCACAAATTACCCCTACTACTTCTCCCTTTTCCTTATTTTAACATACAATATTTCAGAAATCAATGTGTAGTTTTTCTATTTTCAGTCTTTTATATAGTTTTTCTAACAATTCCCATAAAGCAAAAAACTGCTGTATAAGATACGCATCAGAACCATAGTCTGACCGCTCTTTATACAGCAGTCTGCCGTTTGACTCTTTATTTATTTGACATGTCCTCTGTTTCTTTTGGTTTCATCATCACAAAACCACAGTGCTCGTCTGCACATACCAGCTTGTTACCCTTTTCCAGCATATAACCACCGCAGGAAGGACACTTATCCTTTGAAGGCTTCTGCCAGGACATAAATTCACATTCCGGGTTATTTTCGCACCCATAATATAGACGTCCCTTTTTACTTCTCTTTACCACCACATCTTTACCGCAGATTGGACATGCCACGCCGATTTTTTCCAGATACGGCTTCGTATTCTTACAATCCGGAAAGCCGGGACATGCCAGGAATTTTCCGTGAGGTCCGTATTTGATTACCATGTTGCGACCACACTGTTCGCAGATAACGTCTGTAACCTCATCTTCAATTTTGACCTGCTCCAGCTCTTTTTGTGCAGTTTTTACTGCCTCGTCCAAATCCGGATAAAAATTCCGGATAACTGTCTTCCACTCTACCTTGCCTTCGCCCACGCAGTCTAAAAGTTCTTCCATAGTAGCTGTAAAATTCACATCTACAATACTTGGAAATGCTTCTTTCATAATCTTATTCACCACTTCGCCCAGTTCCGTCATATACAGATTTTTATTTTCCTTTGCCACATAGCGTCTGGCAATAATAGTGGTAATGGTAGGCGCATAGGTACTGGGTCTTCCGATTCCCAGTTCCTCTAAGGTCTTTACAAGAGCAGCTTCTGTATAATGTGCCGGAGGCTGGGTAAAATGCTGCTGTTCCTTAAAGCCTTTCAGACCAATTTTTGTCTGCTCGTCCAGACTCTTGACCAAAAGCTGATTTTCCCCTTTGCTGTCGTCTTCCTGGGTATACACTGCCATAAAGCCATCAAATTTCAGCTTTGATGCAGAAACCGTAAAATAATACTCTCCTCCCTGAATTTTCACAGAGGTAGTTTCATATTTTGCCTGTTGCATTCTGCTGGCAGCAAACCGTTTCCAGATAAGCTGATACAGTCTGTACTGATCTCTGGACAGAGATTCCTTTACAGACAGGGGCAGTCTTCGGATATCTGTAGGGCGAATGGCCTCGTGGGCGTCCTGAATCTTCTTTTTGCTGTCCCCCTTCTTTTCTGCAGTAGCAACATACTCCTCCCCATACTCAGATACAATGTATTCTCTTGCCGCTGCGTCTGCCTCTTCTGAAATACGGGTGGAGTCTGTACGCAGGTAGGTAATAATACCAATGGTGCCGCTGCCCTTAATATCCACCCCTTCGTATAACTGCTGTGCTAACCGCATGGTCTTCTGGGTAGAAAAATTCAGCACCTTTGAGGCTTCCTGCTGTAAGGTACTGGTGGTAAAAGGAAGAGGAGCCTTTTTGGTTCGCTCTCCTTTTTTCACCTCTGCCACCCTGTATTCCACTCCGTCCAGTTCTTTTAAGATTTTATCCAGTTCTTCTCTGGAGTGAATTGCCAGCCTCTTATTTTTATTTCCGTAAAACTTTGCTGTAAGAGGTTTCCTCTCTCCCTCTACAGAAAACTCTGCGTCCAGGGACCAGTATTCTTCCGGAATAAAATTATTGATTTCCTCTTCTCTGTCCCCGATAATCCGCAGTGCCACGGACTGCACACGGCCTGCGCTTAATCCTCTTTTTACTTTTGCCCACAGCACAGGACTGATTTCATATCCCACCATACGATCCAGCATACGTCTGGTCTGCTGTGCGTCAACCAAATCCATATTAATATCTCTGGCCTGTTTGATAGATGCTTTTACTGCTGTTTTTGTAATTTCATTAAAGGTAATTCTGCGCATTTTTTTCTGTTCCAACTTCAAAGCATTAGACAAATGCCAGGATATAGCCTCTCCCTCGCGGTCAGGGTCTGTTGCCAGATAAACCTTGTCCGCTTTTTTTGCTGCCTTTCTAAGCGCAGCCAGAATATCTCCTTTTCCCCGGATTGTAATAT
This region includes:
- the codY gene encoding GTP-sensing pleiotropic transcriptional regulator CodY, with protein sequence MSVQLLDKTRKINKLLHNNHASKVLFNDICEVMVETLDSNILVMSRKGKVLGVGTCPGVDRITELIDSEVGGHIDKLLNERLLGVLSTKENVNLQTLGFEDPQIGRYVAIISPIDIAGERLGTLFMYRSEKPYDIEDIIVSEYGTTVVGLEMMRSVHEENAEENRKIQVVKSAFNTLSFSELEAIIHIFDELNGDEGILVASKIADRVGITRSVIVNALRKFESAGVIESRSSGMKGTYIKVLNEVIFDELEEIKKRKLVKK
- the topA gene encoding type I DNA topoisomerase, with product MAKYLVIVESPAKVKTIKKFLGSNYEVMASNGHVRDLPKSQLGIDVEHDFEPKYITIRGKGDILAALRKAAKKADKVYLATDPDREGEAISWHLSNALKLEQKKMRRITFNEITKTAVKASIKQARDINMDLVDAQQTRRMLDRMVGYEISPVLWAKVKRGLSAGRVQSVALRIIGDREEEINNFIPEEYWSLDAEFSVEGERKPLTAKFYGNKNKRLAIHSREELDKILKELDGVEYRVAEVKKGERTKKAPLPFTTSTLQQEASKVLNFSTQKTMRLAQQLYEGVDIKGSGTIGIITYLRTDSTRISEEADAAAREYIVSEYGEEYVATAEKKGDSKKKIQDAHEAIRPTDIRRLPLSVKESLSRDQYRLYQLIWKRFAASRMQQAKYETTSVKIQGGEYYFTVSASKLKFDGFMAVYTQEDDSKGENQLLVKSLDEQTKIGLKGFKEQQHFTQPPAHYTEAALVKTLEELGIGRPSTYAPTITTIIARRYVAKENKNLYMTELGEVVNKIMKEAFPSIVDVNFTATMEELLDCVGEGKVEWKTVIRNFYPDLDEAVKTAQKELEQVKIEDEVTDVICEQCGRNMVIKYGPHGKFLACPGFPDCKNTKPYLEKIGVACPICGKDVVVKRSKKGRLYYGCENNPECEFMSWQKPSKDKCPSCGGYMLEKGNKLVCADEHCGFVMMKPKETEDMSNK